One window of the Camelina sativa cultivar DH55 chromosome 1, Cs, whole genome shotgun sequence genome contains the following:
- the LOC104702738 gene encoding glutamate-rich WD repeat-containing protein 1: MVRSLNPKKSKRKNKKKAEASSSEIPSIPTRVWQPGVDTLEDGEELQCDPSAYNSLHGFHVGWPCLSFDILADKLGLNRTEFPHKLYMVAGTQAEKAAHNSIGLFKITNVSGKRRDVVPKTVGNGEDGMEDEDDEDDSDSDEESDDEASKTPNIQVRRVAHHGCVNRIRAMPQNSHICVSWADSGHVQVWDMSSHLNALAESETEGKDGTAPVLNQAPLVNFSGHKDEGYAIDWSPATAGRLLSGDCKSMIHLWQPASGTWTVDPIPFAGHTASVEDLQWSPAEENVFASCSVDGSVAVWDIRLGKSPALSFKAHNADVNVISWNRLASCMLASGSDDGTFSIRDLRLIKGGDAVVAHFEYHKHPITSIEWSAHEASTLAVTSSDHQLTIWDLSLEKDDEEEAEFKAQTKEQVNTPQDLPPQLLFVHQGQKDLKELHWHNQIPGMIISTAGDGFNILMPYNIQNTLPSELPA; this comes from the exons ATGGTTCGCAGCTTAAACCCTAAGAAGtcaaagaggaagaacaag AAGAAGGCAGAGGCGTCTTCTTCCGAGATACCATCGATACCAACTAGGGTTTGGCAACCAGGTGTTGATACGCTCGAAGATGGAGAGGAACTGCAGTGTGACCCTTCTGCTTATAATTCTCTTCATGGGTTCCATGTTGGTTGGCCTTGTCTGAG TTTCGACATTTTGGCTGATAAGTTGGGTTTGAACCGAACTGAGTTTCCCCACAAACTTTATATGGTGGCTGGTACTCAG GCTGAGAAAGCAGCTCATAACTCCATAGGATTATTTAAAATCACCAACGTATCTGGTAAGAGACGTGATGTTGTTCCCAAGACAGTAGGGAATGGTGAAGATGGTATggaggatgaggatgatgaagatgacagTGACAGCGATGAGGAAAGCGACGATGAAGCTTCCAAGACTCCAAATATTCAG GTTCGCAGGGTTGCTCACCATGGATGTGTTAACCGTATACGTGCAATGCCACAAAATTCTCATATCTGTGTCTCTTGGGCAGATTCTGGTCATGTGCAG GTGTGGGACATGAGCTCTCATCTTAATGCTTTAGCCGAATCAGAAACAGAAGGTAAAGATGGAACTGCACCAGTTCTTAACCAAGCGCCCTTAGTTAACTTTTCCGGCCACAAAGACGAAGGCTATGCTATAGATTGGAGTCCTGCAACCGCTGGAAGACTTCTTTCCG GGGACTGCAAGAGTATGATTCACTTGTGGCAGCCAGCTTCTGGTACCTGGACTGTTGATCCTATTCCGTTTGCCGGACACACTGCAAGTGTTGAAGATTTACAA TGGAGTCCAGCCGAAGAAAATGTGTTTGCTTCATGTTCTGTGGATGGGAGTGTTGCAGTCTGGGATATCCGACTTGGGAAGTCGCCTGCACTATCTTTCAAGGCACATAACGCAGATGTGAATGTCATCTCATGGAACAG GCTGGCTAGTTGCATGTTGGCCTCAGGAAGTGATGACGGGACATTCTCCATTCGTGATCTTAGACTGATCAAA GGTGGAGATGCTGTGGTAGCACATTTTGAGTACCATAAGCATCCTATTACGTCAATTGAATGGAGCGCTCATGAAGCTTCAACACTTGCAGTCACATCCAGTGATCACCAGCTCAC GATATGGGATCTATCCTTAGAGAAGGATGACGAAGAAGAGGCTGAGTTCAAAGCGCAGACCAAGGAGCAAGTGAACACACCTCAAGACTTGCCTCCTCAGCTTCTCTTCGTTCACCAA GGACAAAAGGACTTGAAGGAACTTCACTGGCACAACCAGATTCCGGGGATGATCATATCAACTGCTGGTGATGGTTTCAACATCTTAATGCCTTACAACATTCAGAACACACTTCCGTCTGAGCTACCTGCCTGA
- the LOC109124854 gene encoding uncharacterized protein LOC109124854 isoform X2, whose translation MDIVLDLHLSATVDVFRDRKAYIFAIKREKDIDADEKKKGKKGSEARNKGVKKRVVNTDDVEKKGVDDSRVAETNNKATEAESALPEKQETKPVPELDPLFEFTDAADQSMFQTVATESVKVARKPIPEDEQKELFKWILEEKRKMEPKDRTEKKRIDEEKAILKQFIRADRIPKLLPDDSVDSSLRDWDKFFSK comes from the exons ATGGACATTGTCTTGGACTTGCATCTCTCAGCCACTGTTGATGTTTTCAGGGATAGGAAAG CTTATATATTTGCGATAAAACGAGAAAAGGACATTGATgcggatgagaagaagaaagggaaaaaggGCAGCGAGGCCAGAAATAAAGGTGTGAAAAAGCGTGTTGTCAACACTGATGATGTCGAGAAGAAAGGTGTAGACGACAGCAGAGTTGCAGAGACTAATAACAAGGCTACGGAAGCAGAAAGTGCATTACCGGAGAAGCAAGAAACCAAACCGGTCCCTGAACTGGATCCGCTGTTTGAGTTCACAGATGCAGCTGATCAGTCAATGTTTCAGACTGTGGCAACTGAGTCTGTAAAGGTAGCAAGGAAACCGATTCCAGAAGATGAGCAAAAGGAGCTGTTCAAGTGGATCTTGGAAGAGAAAAGGAAGATGGAACCAAAAGACAGAACAGAAAAGAAACGAATCGACGAAGAGAAAGCTATTCTGAAACAGTTTATTCGCGCCGATAGGATACCCAAACTTCTCCCTGATGATTCCGTTGATTCTTCCCTACGTGACTGGGACAAATTCTTCTCCAAGTAG
- the LOC109124854 gene encoding uncharacterized protein LOC109124854 isoform X1, which translates to MESSPSGSEPPQKVVSKLQKVGWRATMIFNLGFAAYIFAIKREKDIDADEKKKGKKGSEARNKGVKKRVVNTDDVEKKGVDDSRVAETNNKATEAESALPEKQETKPVPELDPLFEFTDAADQSMFQTVATESVKVARKPIPEDEQKELFKWILEEKRKMEPKDRTEKKRIDEEKAILKQFIRADRIPKLLPDDSVDSSLRDWDKFFSK; encoded by the exons ATGGAATCGTCTCCGTCTGGATCCGAACCTCCTCAGAAAGTGGTTTCCAAACTACAAAAAGTAGGCTGGCGAGCTACGATGATCTTCAATCTCGGTTTTGCAG CTTATATATTTGCGATAAAACGAGAAAAGGACATTGATgcggatgagaagaagaaagggaaaaaggGCAGCGAGGCCAGAAATAAAGGTGTGAAAAAGCGTGTTGTCAACACTGATGATGTCGAGAAGAAAGGTGTAGACGACAGCAGAGTTGCAGAGACTAATAACAAGGCTACGGAAGCAGAAAGTGCATTACCGGAGAAGCAAGAAACCAAACCGGTCCCTGAACTGGATCCGCTGTTTGAGTTCACAGATGCAGCTGATCAGTCAATGTTTCAGACTGTGGCAACTGAGTCTGTAAAGGTAGCAAGGAAACCGATTCCAGAAGATGAGCAAAAGGAGCTGTTCAAGTGGATCTTGGAAGAGAAAAGGAAGATGGAACCAAAAGACAGAACAGAAAAGAAACGAATCGACGAAGAGAAAGCTATTCTGAAACAGTTTATTCGCGCCGATAGGATACCCAAACTTCTCCCTGATGATTCCGTTGATTCTTCCCTACGTGACTGGGACAAATTCTTCTCCAAGTAG
- the LOC104702767 gene encoding WD-40 repeat-containing protein MSI4-like isoform X2, translating into MESDEAAAVSPQATTPSGGTVASGPKKRGRKPKNKDDSQTPSSQQGGKMKESGKKTSQQQPSVDEKYSQWKGLVPILYDWLANHNLVWPSLSCRWGPQLDQATYKNRQRLYLSEQTDGSVPNTLVIANCEVVKPRVAAAEHISQFNEEARSPFVKKYKTIIHPGEVNRIRELPQNSKIVATHTDSPDVLIWDVETQPNRHAVLGAANSRPDLILTGHQDNAEFALAMCPTEPFVLSGGKDKSVVLWSIQDHITTAGTASGSIVKQTGEGSDKNESPSVGPRGVYHGHEDTVEDVAFSPTSAQEFCSVGDDSCLILWDARTGTNPVTKVAKAHDADLHCVDWNPHDDNLILTGSADNTVRLFDRRSLTSNGVGSPIYKFEGHKAAVLCVQWSPDKSSVFGSSAEDGLLNIWDYDMVSKKSGLAAKSPAGLFFQHAGHRDKVVDFHWNASDPWTIVSVSDDCETTGGGGTLQIWRMSDLIYRPEEEVLQELEKFKSHVMTCASKP; encoded by the exons atggagaGCGACGAAGCAGCAGCAGTGTCTCCTCAAGCGACGACGCCGAGCGGAGGAACCGTAGCTTCTGGGCCGAAGAAGAGAGGTCGGAAACCTAAAAACAAGGACGATTCTCAGACGCCGTCGTCTCAGCAAGGTGGCAAAATGAAGGAAAGCGGGAAGAAAACGTCGCAGCAGCAGCCGAGCGTCGACGAGAAGTACTCTCAGTGGAAAGGTCTCGTCCCCATTCTCTACGATTGGCTCGCCAACCACAACCTCGTCTGGCCTTCACTCTCTTGCAG ATGGGGTCCTCAGCTTGACCAAGCCACCTACAAGAATCGCCAGCGTCTGTATCTCTCAGAGCAA ACTGATGGCAGTGTGCCTAATACTCTGGTAATAGCGAATTGCGAAGTTGTTAAGCCAAGGGTCGCTGCAGCAGAGCACATATCTCAG TTCAATGAAGAAGCACGTTCTCCATTTGTGAAGAAGTACAAGACCATCATTCACCCTGGAGAG GTTAACAGAATCAGGGAACTCCCGCAGAACAGTAAGATTGTTGCTACTCACACCGACAGTCCTGAT GTTCTCATTTGGGATGTTGAAACCCAACCAAACCGTCATGCGGTGCTTGGAGCTGCAAATTCCCGACCGGATTTG ATACTAACTGGACACCAAGATAATGCTGAATTTGCTCTTGCAATGTGCCCAACGGAACCCTTTGTGCTCTCTGGAG GCAAGGACAAGTCAGTTGTTTTGTGGAGTATCCAGGACCACATCACAACTGCTGGGACAGCTTCTGGATCTATCGTCAAACAGACTGGTGAAGGTAGTGATAAGAATGAGAGTCCTTCTGTTGGCCCCCGAGGTGTATATCATGGCCATGAAGATACTGTTGAAGATGTGGCATTCAGCCCGACGAG TGCACAAGAATTCTGCAGTGTTGGTGATGATTCTTGCCTTATACTATGGGATGCAAGAACTGGCACAAACCCTGTCACCAAG GTTGCTAAGGCGCATGATGCTGATCTTCATTGTGTCGATTGGAATCCTCATGATGACAATCTGATCCTGACAGG GTCAGCAGACAACACTGTCCGGTTGTTTGATCGTAGGAGCCTTACCTCAAATGGAGTCGGTTCGCCTATTTACAAATTTGAGGGCCACAAAGCTGCTGTTCTTTGTGTTCAG TGGTCTCCTGATAAGTCATCTGTTTTTGGGAGTTCTGCAGAAGATGGTCTTTTGAACATCTGGGATTATGACATG GTCAGTAAGAAGTCTGGTCTTGCAGCTAAAAGCCCTGCTGGACTCTTCTTCCAGCATGCTGGTCACAG GGACAAAGTTGTTGATTTCCATTGGAATGCGTCGGACCCTTGGACTATTGTCAGTGTTTCTGATGACTGTGAGACGACTGGTGGAGGTGGAACATTGCAG ATATGGAGGATGAGTGACTTGATTTACAGACCGGAAGAGGAAGTCCTGCAAGAATTGGAGAAGTTCAAGTCGCATGTAATGACTTGTGCCTCCAAGCCTTGA
- the LOC104702767 gene encoding WD-40 repeat-containing protein MSI4-like isoform X1 produces the protein MESDEAAAVSPQATTPSGGTVASGPKKRGRKPKNKDDSQTPSSQQGGKMKESGKKTSQQQPSVDEKYSQWKGLVPILYDWLANHNLVWPSLSCRWGPQLDQATYKNRQRLYLSEQTDGSVPNTLVIANCEVVKPRVAAAEHISQFNEEARSPFVKKYKTIIHPGEVNRIRELPQNSKIVATHTDSPDVLIWDVETQPNRHAVLGAANSRPDLILTGHQDNAEFALAMCPTEPFVLSGGKDKSVVLWSIQDHITTAGTASGSIVKQTGEGSDKNESPSVGPRGVYHGHEDTVEDVAFSPTSAQEFCSVGDDSCLILWDARTGTNPVTKVAKAHDADLHCVDWNPHDDNLILTGSADNTVRLFDRRSLTSNGVGSPIYKFEGHKAAVLCVQWSPDKSSVFGSSAEDGLLNIWDYDMVSKKSGLAAKSPAGLFFQHAGHRDKVVDFHWNASDPWTIVSVSDDCETTGGGGTLQIWRMSDLIYRPEEEVLQELEKFKSHVMTCASKP, from the exons atggagaGCGACGAAGCAGCAGCAGTGTCTCCTCAAGCGACGACGCCGAGCGGAGGAACCGTAGCTTCTGGGCCGAAGAAGAGAGGTCGGAAACCTAAAAACAAGGACGATTCTCAGACGCCGTCGTCTCAGCAAGGTGGCAAAATGAAGGAAAGCGGGAAGAAAACGTCGCAGCAGCAGCCGAGCGTCGACGAGAAGTACTCTCAGTGGAAAGGTCTCGTCCCCATTCTCTACGATTGGCTCGCCAACCACAACCTCGTCTGGCCTTCACTCTCTTGCAG ATGGGGTCCTCAGCTTGACCAAGCCACCTACAAGAATCGCCAGCGTCTGTATCTCTCAGAGCAA ACTGATGGCAGTGTGCCTAATACTCTGGTAATAGCGAATTGCGAAGTTGTTAAGCCAAGGGTCGCTGCAGCAGAGCACATATCTCAG TTCAATGAAGAAGCACGTTCTCCATTTGTGAAGAAGTACAAGACCATCATTCACCCTGGAGAG GTTAACAGAATCAGGGAACTCCCGCAGAACAGTAAGATTGTTGCTACTCACACCGACAGTCCTGAT GTTCTCATTTGGGATGTTGAAACCCAACCAAACCGTCATGCGGTGCTTGGAGCTGCAAATTCCCGACCGGATTTG ATACTAACTGGACACCAAGATAATGCTGAATTTGCTCTTGCAATGTGCCCAACGGAACCCTTTGTGCTCTCTGGAG GCAAGGACAAGTCAGTTGTTTTGTGGAGTATCCAGGACCACATCACAACTGCTGGGACAGCTTCTGGATCTATCGTCAAACAGACTGGTGAAGGTAGTGATAAGAATGAGAGTCCTTCTGTTGGCCCCCGAGGTGTATATCATGGCCATGAAGATACTGTTGAAGATGTGGCATTCAGCCCAACGAG TGCACAAGAATTCTGCAGTGTTGGTGATGATTCTTGCCTTATACTATGGGATGCAAGAACTGGCACAAACCCTGTCACCAAG GTTGCTAAGGCGCATGATGCTGATCTTCATTGTGTCGATTGGAATCCTCATGATGACAATCTGATCCTGACAGG GTCAGCAGACAACACTGTCCGGTTGTTTGATCGTAGGAGCCTTACCTCAAATGGAGTCGGTTCGCCTATTTACAAATTTGAGGGCCACAAAGCTGCTGTTCTTTGTGTTCAG TGGTCTCCTGATAAGTCATCTGTTTTTGGGAGTTCTGCAGAAGATGGTCTTTTGAACATCTGGGATTATGACATG GTCAGTAAGAAGTCTGGTCTTGCAGCTAAAAGCCCTGCTGGACTCTTCTTCCAGCATGCTGGTCACAG GGACAAAGTTGTTGATTTCCATTGGAATGCGTCGGACCCTTGGACTATTGTCAGTGTTTCTGATGACTGTGAGACGACTGGTGGAGGTGGAACATTGCAG ATATGGAGGATGAGTGACTTGATTTACAGACCGGAAGAGGAAGTCCTGCAAGAATTGGAGAAGTTCAAGTCGCATGTAATGACTTGTGCCTCCAAGCCTTGA